AGAGCATCGACGTTACGGAGGGCAATCAAGGAGAGGCGATGATGCGATCCCGGCAGTTAAAAGTGCTTGCAGGGGATTACTTCAGCAGTCGTTTTTATCAACTCCTTGCCTTAAAGGGCGAAATTGCTGTCATCTCGCTTCTTAGCAAGGCTGTTAGCGATGTGAACGTGTTGAAGATGAGATTGTACGGCAAAATGAAAAAAACGCTGCTGCCTTCTGAAGAATATCTACGGCTAACGGTACAGCTGAATATGCAGCTGTTTCTTTCTTTTACTCCGCTGCTTGAGAAGTCCGTACAAGAAACATGGGAGAAGCTGCTCAAAGAATTTACGGAATGTGAAACACTTGTGCGGGAGATGGAACGCTGTGCGACGCCTGAAATTGGCAGATGCGGTTACGTGTACTGGCATCTGATCGAATCGGGGAGCGACGAGGAACGGAGAATGCTGGTTGGCAAGAAGACGGATATGAAGGACTGGAGGAAGCTGATCCTGAAGCACAAGGTTTCGGAGAAGCTGCTGGACAAGCTGCGCGAATCCGTTAATGCCGTACAGCTGCTGCTGGCAAGCCGTGTAGGAGAGAGCCCGTACGCCGGTATGCTGGACCCGTTCCTGAAACGGCTCAGCACGTATAGGTCCGTCGTAAGTGAAGGGTAGGGGGATGCTGTGGATAATCAAACAACGAAGTTAGACATGAATAAGCATGATGGCAAAAATCCGAAAGAGCAATACGTCCACTCCGTCTTTGAAAGCATTTCGGGAAAGTATGATATTATGAATGATATTCTGAGCTTTCGAAGACATAAAGCCTGGCGCAAGTTTACGATGAAAAAGATGAACATGCGCCAAGGCGATACAGCTATCGATTTATGCTGTGGTACTTGTGACTGGACGATCAGTATGGCCCAGGCAAGTGAATCAGGACACATAGTCGGACTCGATTTCAGTGAGGGGATGCTGAATGTCGGCCGGGGGAAGGTTGCCAAGCAGGGGCTGGACCAACAGATAGACCTGGTTCAGGGAAACGCCATGAGCCTGCCGTTCGAAGACAATCAGTTCGATTACGCGACAATCGGTTTCGGTCTTCGCAATGTGCCGGATTACATGCAGGTTCTGCATGAGATGAAACGCGTGGTTAAGCCTGGCGGGATGGTTGTATGTTTGGAATTGTCCAAGCCGACTTGGCAGCCGTTCAAAGGCATTTATTATTTCTACTTTCAACAAGTGCTGCCTCGGATGGGGAAACTGGTAGCCAAGCGTTACGAGCAGTATAAGTGGCTGCCGGAATCGCTGGCTTTGTTCCCAGGACGAGAGGAGCTTGCCGAAGCTTTCCGTCAGACCGGACTTCAACAGGTTCAGGCCTATCCCTTGACTGGTGGCATAGCAGCCTTACATATTGGGATCAAGGAGAATCTGGATGTTTAAGAAAATAGGAACTTATCTTGAAATGATTAAAGTGGAGCATACACTGTTTGCTCTGCCTTTCGCTTTTATGGGGGCGATTCTAGGATCGGCCGTTGTGTTTGACCAATTACCATCCTGGGGAGATATCGGCTGGATCTTTCTTGCCATGTTCGGTGCACGCAGCGCTGCGTTCGGATTGAATCGGCTCACGGACCAGCATATCGATGCCAAGAACCCCCGCACCGTAAATCGCGCCATTCCGGCAGGGCTGCTGAAGCCGCTGGAAGTTATCTTATTCATTATTCTGTCTTTCGCGGTGTTTTTCTGGGCCACTTACATGCTGGATCCATTTGCTTTCCGTTTGCTGCCTATTGCTATTTTTATGCTTATTATTTATTCATACACCAAACGGTTTACTTGGCTTTGTCATCTGGTGCTCGGGCTTACAACAGCATTGGCTCCACTTGGGGGATGGGTTGCGGTAACCGGTCAAATCGACTGGAAGGCCATTGTGTTTTATATCGCGCTTGCGTTCTGGACAGCGGGATTTGATATTGTCTACGCTTGCCAGGATGAGAAGTTTGATGCAACAGAAAAGCTGTATTCGATTCCATCCCGGTTCGGCTTGCATAAAGCATTGTGGTTCGCACGCGGATTTCACGTTGTAACAGCCATCGGCTTTGTCATTCTTTTCTTTGTCACACCGGTTGGCTGGTGGTATCTGATTGGCATGATCATCGCCTGCGGAATTTTGTTCTATCAGCATTACATCTTATCGCCTAACGATATGAGCCGTCTGCAAACTGCCTTTTTTACGATGAACAGTACACTGAGCATTATCCTGTTTGTATTCACTTTAATTGATTTGGTGGTGCGGTATATCTGATGAAATCCATGCGCAGAAAAAGCTGGGTTGTCGGTATTACGGGAGCCAGCGGCAGCATCTACGGTGTTCGCCTTACCGAGAGCCTGCTCTCGCTGGGATATGATGTGCATTTGATCATTTCCAATGCGGGGTGGCGTGTCCTGAAGGAGGAAATGGGCTTTCAGGCAGGCAACCGCGAAGAAGTGCTGGCCGAGAAATTCGGCGGATACGAGGGGAGTGTGATGTACCATCCTATCTCCGACATCGGGGCCACGATCGCCAGTGGATCTTTCCTGGTGGAAGGCATGATCATCATGCCATGCTCCATGGGGACATTATCCTCAGTGGCACACGGATCTTCCGACAATCTGATGGGACGCGCCGCGGATGTGATGATGAAAGAAGGCCGTCCTCTGGTACTTGTCCCGAGAGAGACGCCTCTGCATGCCATTCACCTGGAGAACATGCTGACGCTGGCCAAGCTTGGCGTCAAAATCATTCCCGCGATGCCCGCGTTCTATTACGGACCGAAGAC
Above is a window of Paenibacillus sp. FSL K6-1330 DNA encoding:
- a CDS encoding heptaprenyl diphosphate synthase component 1; this translates as MKSYRVPELAEKYLNYDMIQNHTELPNFPDARVHLLYIFLKDSGRNLAGHEELYALVTSLVQVGLDTHESIDVTEGNQGEAMMRSRQLKVLAGDYFSSRFYQLLALKGEIAVISLLSKAVSDVNVLKMRLYGKMKKTLLPSEEYLRLTVQLNMQLFLSFTPLLEKSVQETWEKLLKEFTECETLVREMERCATPEIGRCGYVYWHLIESGSDEERRMLVGKKTDMKDWRKLILKHKVSEKLLDKLRESVNAVQLLLASRVGESPYAGMLDPFLKRLSTYRSVVSEG
- a CDS encoding demethylmenaquinone methyltransferase, with the translated sequence MNKHDGKNPKEQYVHSVFESISGKYDIMNDILSFRRHKAWRKFTMKKMNMRQGDTAIDLCCGTCDWTISMAQASESGHIVGLDFSEGMLNVGRGKVAKQGLDQQIDLVQGNAMSLPFEDNQFDYATIGFGLRNVPDYMQVLHEMKRVVKPGGMVVCLELSKPTWQPFKGIYYFYFQQVLPRMGKLVAKRYEQYKWLPESLALFPGREELAEAFRQTGLQQVQAYPLTGGIAALHIGIKENLDV
- a CDS encoding UbiA-like polyprenyltransferase — protein: MFKKIGTYLEMIKVEHTLFALPFAFMGAILGSAVVFDQLPSWGDIGWIFLAMFGARSAAFGLNRLTDQHIDAKNPRTVNRAIPAGLLKPLEVILFIILSFAVFFWATYMLDPFAFRLLPIAIFMLIIYSYTKRFTWLCHLVLGLTTALAPLGGWVAVTGQIDWKAIVFYIALAFWTAGFDIVYACQDEKFDATEKLYSIPSRFGLHKALWFARGFHVVTAIGFVILFFVTPVGWWYLIGMIIACGILFYQHYILSPNDMSRLQTAFFTMNSTLSIILFVFTLIDLVVRYI
- a CDS encoding flavin prenyltransferase UbiX, whose translation is MKSMRRKSWVVGITGASGSIYGVRLTESLLSLGYDVHLIISNAGWRVLKEEMGFQAGNREEVLAEKFGGYEGSVMYHPISDIGATIASGSFLVEGMIIMPCSMGTLSSVAHGSSDNLMGRAADVMMKEGRPLVLVPRETPLHAIHLENMLTLAKLGVKIIPAMPAFYYGPKTIDDIVNFLVGKVLDSLRIEHQLYTRWGD